The region CCTTGCAAGTATCTTCTAAAACCTTATTCGCAATGCCTAAAATTTCTTCTTTTCTTTCTCTTAGTGGCGGAATTTGAATGGGAATCGTATTTAAACGATAATATAAATCGCTTCTAAATTCGCTTTTAGCAATTTTTTCTTCTATGTTGGCATTTGTTGCTGAAATGATCCTAACATCTATTTTTATAGGTTTTGTGCTTCCAAGACGCGTGATTTCTTTTTCTTGCAAGGCTCTTAAAAGCTTGGCTTGAATTTCAAAAGGCATTTCGCCGATCTCATCTAAAAAAAGCGTGCCTTCATTTGCCATTTCAAAAAGTCCTATTTTAGCAGCATTTGCGTCTGTGAATGCTCCTTTTTCAAAGCCAAAAAGCTCGCTTTCTATGAGATTGTTTGGAATGGCAGCCATATTGATAGCAACAAAGGGCTTATTTGCTCTCTTTGAGTTTTTGTGTATAAATTTAGAAAAAAGCTCTTTTCCCACACCACTTTCGCCAAAAAACATAACAGAAGCATCAGTTTTTGCAGCTTTTGAGCTTAAATTTAGAGTTTTTTCAAGCTGGGCTGAGTTTGCAAAAAAATCACTTTGCTCGGTATTTTCTTTTTTCTTGTTCTTTTTTTCTGTGGTTTTATCGCGTATGATTTTAGCTCTTTTGATCGCTGTAACTAGGGTTTGTATATCAAAGGGCTTGGTTAAAAAGTCTTTCACGCCCAAACGCACAGCCTCAATGGCTCTATTTAAGGTAGCATTTCCTGTAATGATGATAAAATCATATTTGTTTTCGCAAGCTTTGACAAATTCTATGCCATCAAGTCCTGGCATATTGATATCAGTGATGATCAAATCCACGCTATTATCAAGCTTTTTGAGTGCTTCGGTGGCGGATTTATAAGATTTGATATTAAATTCCTCAAATTCGCCTAGGGCGATTTCAAGTCCCTTACGCATAT is a window of Campylobacter sp. MIT 99-7217 DNA encoding:
- a CDS encoding sigma-54 dependent transcriptional regulator; this encodes MNLVIVEDDINMRKGLEIALGEFEEFNIKSYKSATEALKKLDNSVDLIITDINMPGLDGIEFVKACENKYDFIIITGNATLNRAIEAVRLGVKDFLTKPFDIQTLVTAIKRAKIIRDKTTEKKNKKKENTEQSDFFANSAQLEKTLNLSSKAAKTDASVMFFGESGVGKELFSKFIHKNSKRANKPFVAINMAAIPNNLIESELFGFEKGAFTDANAAKIGLFEMANEGTLFLDEIGEMPFEIQAKLLRALQEKEITRLGSTKPIKIDVRIISATNANIEEKIAKSEFRSDLYYRLNTIPIQIPPLRERKEEILGIANKVLEDTCKEYDLPSKSLSKDAQNALLEYDYPGNIRELISIVQRACILSEGAEISRQDLFIEARSTKKEIKNLEKELFEQALEQSGGDISQAAKILDISEDKFKEKLAKFKG